A stretch of the Sulfolobus acidocaldarius SUSAZ genome encodes the following:
- a CDS encoding endoribonuclease, whose translation MMDVIYTEKAPRPIGPYSQAIKVGNFLFVSGQIPIDPKTGELVKGGIKEQTKAVMENLKAIIESAGFTLQDVVMSNVYLKDLNMFNDFNEVYSTYFLNKPPARVTVQVAKLPRDSLIEISVICSKG comes from the coding sequence ATTATGGATGTAATATATACAGAAAAGGCTCCAAGACCCATAGGTCCATATTCTCAAGCTATTAAGGTAGGAAATTTCCTATTCGTTTCAGGTCAAATACCAATAGACCCAAAGACAGGCGAACTTGTAAAGGGTGGAATAAAAGAACAGACTAAAGCTGTGATGGAGAATCTAAAGGCGATAATTGAATCAGCCGGATTCACTCTACAAGATGTGGTAATGTCTAACGTTTACCTAAAAGATTTGAATATGTTCAATGACTTTAATGAAGTATACTCAACATATTTTCTAAACAAACCTCCCGCTCGAGTCACTGTGCAGGTAGCCAAATTACCCAGAGATTCATTAATAGAAATAAGTGTAATTTGTTCGAAAGGTTAA
- a CDS encoding serine/threonine protein kinase has protein sequence MDLAFVKDGVYYLYMNGSLIRTSEFKVKDNVIGYVLKEYREGKPKLSSIPVHESSKVKEIIEAKLVEEIKNLNACVFDAKDFLIIHFGSIDEVKKDNTYVFVNGKPILKTNLPQLFDLMKGNYELVKYLLKEFPKYGEVVRRSIISLVGMNKCDEAITLYNSLEKKYPEESLAVAECYERREEYLEALKIYSFFSEQKYRELEKRLRDKVNLLIDEFERTYNVKSLFEALSILPTYDAPAIKLGWYFMRKKNHKEAVKYFEEAVRRRRDFTNILSLANAYIQNQLFKEALDTIQEAEKIRRNSSTAYLKGIALEYLNAPMEAQKEFFFACREGLVDACGKIKVYELYTPQNEFDPNSWIGYVLYGYKVEKVIGSGGMGYVLLVEKGMRKFAMKIVKKEFRYDEMLYEIAKLQEISKGSKYIVRIFASFVDENFTDYYSSPPAIVMEYMEGGDLRQIITNNEYSTLRHSSRWPEIVSIMFSKIADAIIHVNKNGYVHCDIKPSNILLNGKLPKYGEQAVQALLEEKITPKISDLGSSVKVGTPVIHYTPYYAHPLQRFGGRAEYNFDVYSLTISLYVALTNNFPFPEWLEREIEEAVIDPSKRENVIKDFYNMDPRLDYVPSEFHDLILRGLRGEITIEGISRELKQITRTEYGYNLPLNYSEI, from the coding sequence ATGGATTTAGCATTCGTTAAGGACGGAGTTTATTACCTTTACATGAATGGTTCGTTGATAAGAACTAGCGAATTCAAGGTGAAGGATAATGTTATTGGCTATGTACTGAAAGAGTATAGGGAAGGAAAACCTAAACTTTCCTCGATACCAGTCCATGAGTCATCTAAAGTTAAGGAAATAATTGAGGCTAAACTAGTTGAAGAGATAAAGAACCTAAACGCATGTGTCTTTGACGCCAAAGATTTTCTGATAATCCATTTCGGCTCGATAGATGAGGTAAAGAAGGATAACACTTACGTTTTCGTAAACGGAAAGCCTATTTTGAAAACTAACTTACCCCAGTTATTCGATTTAATGAAAGGTAATTATGAGTTGGTGAAATACTTACTCAAGGAGTTTCCTAAGTATGGAGAGGTAGTGAGGAGGTCAATAATATCCCTTGTAGGCATGAATAAATGTGATGAGGCAATCACATTATACAATTCGCTTGAGAAAAAGTATCCTGAGGAATCATTAGCTGTGGCTGAATGCTATGAGAGAAGAGAGGAATATCTAGAGGCACTTAAAATATACTCATTCTTCTCTGAGCAGAAGTACAGAGAACTAGAGAAAAGATTAAGGGATAAAGTGAATTTGTTGATTGATGAGTTTGAGAGGACATACAATGTCAAGTCTTTATTCGAGGCTCTGTCCATACTGCCTACTTATGATGCACCTGCAATAAAGTTAGGCTGGTATTTCATGAGGAAGAAAAATCATAAGGAAGCTGTTAAATACTTTGAGGAGGCTGTAAGGAGAAGAAGAGACTTCACAAACATTTTATCTCTGGCTAACGCTTACATACAGAACCAACTGTTCAAGGAGGCTCTAGATACAATACAAGAAGCTGAAAAGATTAGGAGAAACTCTTCTACGGCTTACCTTAAGGGAATTGCTCTGGAGTACCTGAATGCCCCCATGGAGGCGCAGAAGGAATTCTTTTTCGCTTGTAGGGAGGGTTTAGTTGATGCGTGTGGGAAGATCAAGGTTTATGAGTTATATACACCTCAAAATGAGTTTGACCCTAATTCATGGATTGGTTATGTACTCTATGGGTATAAGGTGGAAAAAGTAATAGGAAGTGGAGGAATGGGTTATGTCTTGTTGGTAGAGAAGGGCATGAGAAAGTTCGCTATGAAGATAGTGAAGAAAGAGTTTAGGTACGACGAGATGTTATACGAAATTGCAAAATTACAGGAGATATCTAAGGGTTCCAAGTACATAGTGAGGATATTTGCAAGTTTTGTGGACGAGAATTTCACCGATTATTATTCTTCTCCCCCAGCAATTGTGATGGAATATATGGAGGGAGGAGATCTTAGACAAATTATAACCAATAATGAATATTCGACGTTGAGACATTCCTCTAGATGGCCAGAGATAGTGTCAATAATGTTTTCCAAAATAGCTGATGCAATTATCCACGTTAATAAAAACGGATATGTGCATTGTGACATAAAGCCCTCCAATATATTGCTTAATGGAAAATTACCGAAGTATGGTGAACAAGCTGTACAAGCACTTCTTGAGGAGAAAATTACTCCAAAGATTTCCGACCTAGGTTCCTCAGTGAAAGTGGGAACTCCCGTGATACATTATACTCCATATTATGCGCACCCTCTACAAAGATTCGGTGGAAGAGCTGAGTACAATTTCGATGTTTATTCGCTTACCATATCCCTTTACGTTGCATTAACGAATAATTTCCCATTCCCAGAATGGTTAGAAAGGGAAATTGAGGAGGCTGTTATAGATCCATCC